One window of the Desulfonatronovibrio magnus genome contains the following:
- a CDS encoding DUF1844 domain-containing protein: MSQEQEEIKVTDRRIKFDEETTEQDSREPEAENEARESHAKKMERKKVAEDYDKASAGDETPMPQVDFFTFVLSLSSSALMHLGEIPEQAGGEVKVNLPMAKHTIDILAMIEEKTKGNLSAEEEKMLKDFLFEVRMKYVQKST, from the coding sequence ATGAGCCAGGAACAAGAAGAAATTAAAGTAACAGATCGCAGAATAAAGTTTGACGAGGAGACTACTGAGCAGGACTCCCGTGAACCTGAGGCTGAGAATGAAGCCCGGGAAAGCCATGCAAAAAAAATGGAGCGCAAAAAAGTGGCTGAGGACTACGACAAGGCTTCAGCCGGGGATGAGACTCCAATGCCCCAGGTGGATTTTTTTACCTTTGTGCTTTCCCTGAGTTCATCGGCCCTGATGCATCTCGGTGAAATACCTGAGCAGGCAGGAGGAGAGGTTAAAGTGAATCTGCCCATGGCCAAACACACAATAGACATTCTGGCCATGATTGAAGAAAAGACCAAAGGCAATCTGTCTGCAGAAGAAGAAAAAATGCTTAAAGATTTCCTGTTTGAGGTCAGAATGAAGTATGTTCAGAAGTCAACTTGA